From Heteronotia binoei isolate CCM8104 ecotype False Entrance Well chromosome 17, APGP_CSIRO_Hbin_v1, whole genome shotgun sequence, one genomic window encodes:
- the AZIN2 gene encoding antizyme inhibitor 2, which yields MGGYLDELDVTMVEEGFTMKDLMENLLKEASQRGSREAFFVADLGDVVKKHLRLLKALPRVKPFYAPKCNRSKGVVQMLAGLGVGFGCANKPEVALVKSVGVPSDRIICTGPCKQISQIRYAASQGVQLMTFDNEVELGKVARNHPSARMILSLATDESESSGHPTMRFGTTLKSCRHLLETAKGMNVEVVGVSFHIGSDCTDPQVFTQSIADARLVFEMGAELGYKMRLLGIGGGFPGAEETKGRFEETTTVVNSALDLYFPEGCGVEIIAELGCYYVDLAFTFVVNVVAKNEVPLDHLGSDEEEPGGKKSFVYHLNDGVYGSFSSVIFNNTCPVPILHKKLPPDPPLYSSSLWGPTGDSLDCIAEGLELPELHTGDWLIFETMGANMGPASSSLSRAQPARIYYAMSRMAWEAVQLLQGKLLPPEEEDRENTCAPLSCGWEITDTLCVTPVFAPASIM from the exons GGTAGCCGAGAAGCCTTTTTTGTGGCAGATCTTGGAGATGTGGTGAAGAAACATCTGCGCCTCCTCAAAGCTTTGCCCCGTGTCAAGCCCTTCTATGCTCCAAAGTGTAACCGCAGTAAGGGAGTGGTCCAGATGCTGGCAGGACTGGGGGTTGGATTTGGATGTGCCAATAAG CCAGAGGTGGCACTGGTGAAAAGTGTCGGAGTCCCATCAGACAGGATAATCTGCACAGGCCCCTGCAAGCAGATCTCCCAGATCAGATACGCAGCCAGCCAAGGGGTGCAGCTGATGACTTTCGATAATGAAGTGGAGCTTGGGAAGGTAGCGCGGAACCACCCATCTGCCAG AATGATTTTGAGCCTAGCAACTGATGAGTCTGAGTCTTCTGGACATCCCACTATGAGGTTCGGCACCACCCTGAAATCCTGCCGGCACCTGCTAGAGACTGCAAAGGGTATGAATGTGGAGGTGGTCGGAGTCAG CTTCCACATTGGAAGTGACTGTACCGATCCTCAAGTCTTCACTCAGTCCATAGCAGATGCTCGCCTGGTCTTTGAAATGGGTGCAGAGCTGGGCTACAAGATGCGCCTCTTGGGAATTGGAGGTGGATTTCCTGGTGCAGAAGAGACCAAAGGACGCTTTGAAGAG ACAACAACAGTGGTCAACTCTGCCTTAGACCTGTATTTCCCAGAAGGCTGTGGGGTGGAGATAATTGCAGAACTGGGATGCTACTACGTGGATTTGGCTTTTACCTTTGTGGTCAATGTAGTTGCCAAGAACGAAGTTCCTCTGGATCATCTGGGCTCTGACG AGGAAGAACCCGGAGGTAAGAAGAGCTTCGTCTACCACCTGAACGATGGCGTCTATGGTTCCTTTAGCTCTGTCATCTTCAACAACACGTGCCCAGTCCCAATCTTGCACAAG AAGCTGCCTCCAGATCCCCCCTTGTACAGCAGCAGTCTCTGGGGGCCTACAGGGGACAGCCTGGACTGCATTGCAGAAGGCCTGGAGCTCCCTGAACTGCACACTGGGGACTGGCTGATCTTTGAGACCATGGGGGCCAACATGGGACCAGCTTCCAGCTCCCTCAGTAGAGCACAGCCAGCGCGGATTTACTATGCCATGTCTAGGATGGCTTG GGAAGCAGTCCAGCTCCTGCAGGGGAAGCTGCTGCCACCAGAAGAAGAGGACCGGGAGAACACGTGTGCCCCGCTGTCTTGTGGTTGGGAGATCACGGATACCCTGTGCGTCACCCCGGTCTTTGCTCCAGCAAGCATCATGTAA
- the NDUFS5 gene encoding NADH dehydrogenase [ubiquinone] iron-sulfur protein 5, with protein sequence MPLLDLQDKLGIDVDRWLTIQSAKQPHQRASLCHAFEKEWLECADGIGQTRAEKECKIEMDDLFECINKQKMIQRMIAIINQRKKLMKEGKYTPPAHHTGKLDTDP encoded by the exons ATGCCGCTTTTGGATCTCCAAGACAAACTGGGCATTGACGTTGACAGGTGGCTTACCATCCAGAGTGCCAAGCAGCCACATCAGCGGGCTTCTCTATGCCACGCCTTTGAGAAAGAGTGGCTGGAATGTGCTGATGGCATTGGGCAGACACGAGCCGAGAAGGAGTGCAAGATAGAGATGGATGATCTCTTTGAATGCATCAACAAGCAGAAAATG ATCCAACGCATGATAGCCATTATAAACCAGAGAAAGAAGCTGATGAAGGAAGGGAAATACACCCCACCTGCCCATCACACGGGGAAACTGGACACCGACCCTTGA